The Magnolia sinica isolate HGM2019 chromosome 10, MsV1, whole genome shotgun sequence genome includes a window with the following:
- the LOC131258116 gene encoding uncharacterized protein LOC131258116 → MPSTNVRRNVLERNSSLREREKPNNPILSKHLQKVYPSAIHVCSSSASFSSLSLSLDSIDSSINGSICLWDQKVAVSTDGTAGPFERREVSQVEVADVEKVSLDSRDGSLKRCSWITKGSDQVYVLFHDERWGVPVYDDNELFELLALSGMLMDYNWTEILSRRELYREAFARFDVDVVAKMGEKEIIEISSNKKLMLAESRVRCIVDNARCILKIVKEFGSFSSYLWAYVNYKPMINGYRYPRNVPLRSPKSEAISKDLLRRGFRFVGPVIIYSFMQAAGMTVDHLVHCFRFNECVALAERS, encoded by the exons ATGCCTTCAACCAATGTGAGACGCAATGTCTTAGAGAGAAACAGTAGtcttagagaaagagagaaaccaaACAACCCCATATTATCCAAACACCTCCAAAAGGTCTACCCAAGTGCTATTCACGTGTGCAGTTCATCAGCATCATTCTCATCCCTATCTCTATCCTTGGATTCCATTGATTCTTCAATCAACGGTTCGATTTGCCTGTGGGACCAGAAGGTTGCGGTTTCTACGGATGGGACTGCTGGGCCATTTGAGAGAAGGGAGGTTAGCCAGGTCGAAGTTGCTGACGTTGAGAAGGTGAGCTTGGATTCTAGAGATGGGAGCTTAAAGAGGTGCAGTTGGATTACGAAGGGTAGTG ATCAGGTCTATGTTCTGTTCCATGATGAGCGGTGGGGCGTCCCTGTTTATGATGACAA TGAGTTGTTCGAGCTTCTTGCATTATCCGGCATGTTGATGGATTACAATTGGACAGAAATTCTCAGCCGAAGGGAGTTATATAG AGAGGCTTTTGCAAGATTCGACGTTGATGTTGTTGCTAAGATGGGGGAGAAAGAGATTATTGAGATCAGCTCCAACAAGAAGCTCATGTTAGCAGAGAGCAGGGTGAGGTGCATTGTAGACAATGCCAGATGCATACTAAAG ATTGTGAAGGAATTCGGATCTTTCAGTAGCTATCTATGGGCCTATGTGAATTACAAACCCATGATCAATGGATACAGGTACCCCAGAAATGTTCCTTTGAGGAGCCCAAAATCAGAGGCTATAAGCAAGGATCTACTCAGGAGAGGGTTCAGATTCGTGGGCCCCgtcatcatttattcattcatgcaGGCTGCAGGGATGACCGTTGATCACCTTGTCCACTGCTTTAGGTTcaatgaatgtgtggcccttgctGAGAGATCATAG
- the LOC131257381 gene encoding uncharacterized protein LOC131257381, with translation MPSTNVRRNVLERNSSLREREKPNNPILSKHLQKVYPIAIHKCSSSASFSSLSLSLDSINSSINGSICLWDQKVAVSTNGTAGPFERREVSQVEVADVEKVSLDSRDGSLKRCSWISKGSDQVYVLFHDERWGVPVYDDNELFELLALSGMLMDYNWTEILSRRELYREAFARFDVDVVAKMGEKEIIEISSNKKLMLAESRVRCIVDNARCILKIVKEFGSFSSYLWAYVNYKPMINRYRYPRNVPLRSPKSEAISKDLLRRGFRFVGPVIIYSFMQAAGMTVDHLVHCFRFNECVALAERSWEQC, from the exons ATGCCTTCAACCAATGTGAGACGCAATGTCTTAGAGAGAAACAGTAGtcttagagaaagagagaaaccaaACAACCCCATATTATCCAAACACCTCCAAAAGGTCTACCCAATTGCTATTCACAAGTGCAGTTCATCAGCATCATTCTCATCCCTATCTCTATCCTTGGATTCCATTAATTCTTCAATCAACGGCTCGATTTGCCTGTGGGACCAGAAGGTTGCGGTTTCTACAAATGGTACTGCTGGGCCATTTGAGAGAAGGGAGGTTAGTCAGGTCGAAGTTGCTGATGTTGAGAAGGTGAGCTTGGATTCTAGAGACGGGAGCTTAAAGAGGTGCAGTTGGATTTCTAAGGGTAGTG ATCAGGTCTATGTTCTGTTCCATGATGAGCGGTGGGGCGTCCCTGTTTATGATGACAA TGAGTTGTTCGAGCTTCTTGCATTGTCCGGTATGTTGATGGATTACAATTGGACAGAAATTCTCAGCCGAAGGGAGTTATATAG AGAGGCTTTTGCAAGATTCGACGTTGATGTTGTTGCTAAGATGGGGGAGAAAGAGATTATTGAGATCAGCTCCAACAAGAAGCTCATGTTAGCAGAGAGCAGGGTGAGGTGCATTGTAGACAATGCCAGATGCATACTAAAG ATTGTGAAGGAATTCGGATCTTTCAGTAGCTATCTATGGGCCTATGTGAATTACAAACCCATGATCAACAGATACAGGTACCCCAGAAATGTTCCTTTGAGGAGCCCAAAATCAGAGGCTATAAGCAAGGATCTACTCAGGAGAGGGTTCAGATTCGTGGGCCCCgtcatcatttattcattcatgcaGGCTGCAGGGATGACCGTTGATCACCTTGTCCACTGCTTTAGGTTcaatgaatgtgtggcccttgctGAGAGATCATGGGAACAGTGTTAA